A genomic segment from Streptomyces antibioticus encodes:
- a CDS encoding DUF1343 domain-containing protein: MRPSRRTLLAAGAALPATAAAPAVAAGRDRSVTRTGFERLAAEGYRRLRGRRVGVVTNPTGITRDARHVVDVLHADDRVNLAAVFGPEHGFRGTAQAGGSEGRHDDPATGLPVYDTYLKSGRALADVFTASGVDTVVFDIQDVGARFYTYIWTLYDCLEAAGLAGTRFMVLDRPNPVTGRAAHGPVLHPEFATFVGRRPIAQAHGMTAAELARLFAGEFLEASVELETVELSGWRRTDWFDASGLPWVPPSPNMPTADTALVYAGTCLFEGTNLSEGRGTTRPFELLGAEGIDGRWAAAANALGLPGVRFREAYFAPAFSKFQGTTVGGVQLHVHDRDAFDPVRTGIGLLVTARRVWSGFAWRSDRWIDKLTGSAWVRTAIDAGAGVEDVVAGWQEELGAFRRVRREYLLYG, translated from the coding sequence ATGCGTCCGTCCCGCAGAACCCTGCTCGCCGCCGGCGCCGCCCTGCCCGCCACCGCTGCCGCTCCCGCCGTCGCGGCAGGCCGGGACCGGTCCGTGACGCGCACCGGGTTCGAGCGGCTCGCGGCCGAGGGCTACCGGCGGCTGCGCGGCCGGCGGGTCGGCGTCGTCACCAACCCCACCGGGATCACCCGCGACGCCCGGCACGTCGTCGACGTGCTGCACGCCGACGACCGGGTGAACCTGGCCGCCGTCTTCGGCCCGGAGCACGGCTTCCGGGGCACCGCTCAGGCGGGCGGCTCCGAGGGCCGCCACGACGATCCGGCGACCGGGCTGCCCGTGTACGACACCTATCTCAAGAGCGGGCGGGCGCTGGCCGACGTGTTCACCGCCTCCGGCGTGGACACCGTCGTCTTCGACATCCAGGACGTGGGCGCCCGCTTCTACACCTACATCTGGACGCTCTACGACTGCCTGGAGGCGGCGGGGCTGGCCGGGACGCGGTTCATGGTGCTGGACCGGCCCAACCCGGTGACCGGCCGGGCGGCGCACGGGCCCGTGCTGCACCCGGAGTTCGCGACCTTCGTCGGACGCCGGCCGATCGCGCAGGCGCACGGGATGACCGCGGCGGAGCTGGCCCGGCTGTTCGCCGGGGAGTTCCTGGAGGCGTCGGTGGAGCTGGAGACCGTGGAGCTGAGCGGGTGGCGGCGCACGGACTGGTTCGACGCCTCGGGGCTGCCCTGGGTGCCGCCGAGCCCGAACATGCCGACCGCCGACACCGCGCTGGTGTACGCGGGGACCTGTCTCTTCGAGGGCACCAATCTGTCGGAGGGGCGCGGCACGACCCGGCCGTTCGAACTGCTGGGCGCCGAGGGGATCGACGGGCGCTGGGCGGCCGCCGCGAACGCACTCGGCCTGCCGGGGGTGCGGTTCCGGGAGGCGTACTTCGCGCCCGCCTTCTCGAAGTTCCAGGGCACGACCGTGGGCGGGGTGCAGCTCCATGTGCACGACCGGGACGCCTTCGATCCCGTGCGCACCGGGATCGGCCTGCTGGTGACCGCGCGGCGGGTGTGGAGCGGCTTCGCCTGGCGGTCGGACCGCTGGATCGACAAGCTGACCGGTTCGGCGTGGGTGCGCACCGCGATCGACGCGGGCGCCGGCGTCGAGGACGTCGTGGCGGGCTGGCAGGAGGAGTTGGGGGCGTTCCGGCGGGTACGGCGGGAGTATCTGCTGTACGGGTGA
- a CDS encoding serine-threonine protein kinase: MAQPAMSVAPYWELTFDADGDVDGAQRDRLLAGVRQRGVRDLIVFAHGWNNDRAGATLLYSRFLEPFPRLAPTARTGYVGVLWPSMRFADEPIPDLPRTAVPVTATGGPVLDEGTRHALLETFPGRAVLVEQIARMLEQRPPEEGELAEFGRLVRLLVEVVPPGPQALFAADTVAEGVPQDEPEMFTGATADVCEAFAAALRGSQAGGEGPGFGPLDPWDGAHELLRQATYYTMKRRAGTVGERGLGPLAGRLAAVAPGVRVHLVGHSFGARLVSFALRGLPRGVRSVKSVTLLQGAFSHYAFAGRLPHDPRAGGVLQGQQNRIDGPLVCCHSRHDSALGTMYPLASRMAGDARGAAAGFGAGDLLDAKWGALGRNGVRAVPGTRGFLLAEALTGRLPASGCVNVDASAVVRRGGAPAGAHSDIVHPELARLVLAAGRIG, from the coding sequence ATGGCACAGCCGGCAATGAGCGTGGCCCCCTACTGGGAGCTGACCTTCGACGCGGACGGGGACGTCGACGGCGCGCAGCGGGACCGGCTGCTCGCGGGGGTGCGGCAGCGCGGGGTCCGTGACCTGATCGTCTTCGCGCACGGCTGGAACAACGACCGGGCCGGCGCCACCCTGCTCTACAGCCGCTTCCTCGAGCCGTTCCCGCGTCTCGCGCCCACCGCCCGGACGGGTTACGTGGGGGTGCTGTGGCCGTCGATGCGGTTCGCGGACGAGCCGATCCCCGACCTCCCGCGGACCGCCGTACCCGTGACGGCGACCGGCGGTCCCGTGCTCGACGAGGGGACCCGGCACGCGCTCCTCGAGACCTTTCCCGGACGGGCCGTGCTGGTCGAGCAGATCGCCCGGATGTTGGAGCAACGACCGCCCGAGGAAGGCGAGTTGGCGGAGTTCGGCCGTCTGGTGCGGCTGCTGGTGGAGGTCGTGCCGCCGGGGCCACAGGCGCTGTTCGCGGCGGACACGGTGGCGGAGGGGGTGCCGCAGGACGAGCCGGAGATGTTCACCGGGGCGACCGCCGACGTCTGTGAAGCCTTCGCGGCGGCGCTCCGCGGGTCTCAAGCCGGGGGTGAGGGGCCGGGGTTCGGGCCGCTCGACCCGTGGGACGGGGCGCACGAACTGCTGCGGCAGGCGACGTACTACACCATGAAACGGCGGGCCGGGACGGTCGGCGAGCGCGGACTCGGGCCGCTGGCCGGGCGGTTGGCGGCGGTGGCGCCCGGGGTCCGGGTGCATCTGGTCGGGCACAGCTTCGGGGCCCGGCTGGTGTCGTTCGCGCTGCGCGGGCTGCCGCGCGGGGTGCGGTCGGTGAAGTCCGTGACCCTGCTCCAAGGGGCCTTCTCGCACTACGCGTTCGCGGGGCGGCTGCCGCACGACCCGCGCGCGGGAGGTGTGTTGCAGGGGCAGCAGAACCGGATCGACGGTCCCCTGGTGTGCTGTCACTCCCGGCACGACTCGGCGCTCGGCACGATGTATCCGCTGGCGTCCCGGATGGCGGGCGACGCGCGCGGGGCCGCCGCCGGGTTCGGGGCCGGGGATCTGCTCGACGCCAAGTGGGGGGCGCTCGGGCGCAACGGGGTGCGGGCCGTGCCGGGGACGCGCGGGTTCCTGCTCGCCGAGGCGCTGACCGGGCGGCTGCCCGCGTCGGGGTGTGTGAACGTGGACGCCTCGGCGGTGGTCCGGCGCGGGGGCGCGCCGGCCGGGGCGCACAGTGACATCGTGCACCCCGAGCTGGCGCGGCTGGTGCTGGCGGCGGGCCGGATCGGCTGA
- a CDS encoding penicillin acylase family protein, producing MPRRTSPTPLVRLRTPGGFPGFPGFLKTASVCALVAALLSPFAPTARPASAAEQITAADDHCGGQCSDILPPGQNGNATLAQILLNQIFGTQPEHAEDQLGPYANLAKGYPALTNATVNTFFNDASFGVPADQVASTLKPAGRTDVTIVRDKKTGVPHITGTTRYGTEFGVGYAAAQDRLWLMDVFRHVGRGQLTAFAGGDPSNQGLEQQFWRNAPYTEADLQAQIDNAVATNGERGRQALADANAYLDGINAYIDASDSGRYFPGEYVLTGHKDSITNAGTIEHFKVTDLVALGSVIGALFGSGGGGEVDNALSLLAAQEKYGVVEGTALWEAFRERNDPEAVLTVHDGQSFPYAGKPADPQGAALPDPGSVVREPLIHDATGTGGPQAGAASAAVGSAKRGMSNALVVSGRSTAGGHPVAVFGPQTGYFAPQLLMLQEIQGPGLSARGASFAGLSMYVELGRGQDYAWSATTSGQDIIDTYAVELCQDDHHYLYRGTCTAMEKVEQKNSWKPTTADGTAAGSYTMRVWRTKYGPVEYRATVGGKKVAYTTLRSSFMHEADSIIGFQMLNDPDHVKGPESFQTAVQHINYTFNWFYADATHTAYYNSGDNPVRAPGVDSEFPAWARPAYEWRDWVPATNTARYTPPSAHPNSVDQDYYVSWNNKQALDYSTASWGDGSVHRGNLLDDRVKKLVAAGGVTRASLVKAMAEAALADLRAENVLPDLLKVIDSAPVTDSTAAAAVGKLRTWLAAGGRRTETAAGSKKYADSDAIRILDAWWPLLVKAEFEPGLGTGLYTAFTRNLPVDESPSAAHGPTGAHAGSAFQFGWWSYVDKDIRAVLGEPVRGGLTRTFCGGGTLTGCRDVLLTTLKEAAGKTAAQVYPGDTLCAAGDQWCADSIVQRTLGGIKHGNISWQNRPTYQQVVEFTSHR from the coding sequence ATGCCACGGCGAACCTCCCCCACCCCTCTCGTCAGACTGAGAACTCCCGGCGGATTCCCGGGGTTCCCCGGGTTCCTGAAGACCGCGTCCGTATGCGCGCTCGTCGCCGCCCTTCTGTCGCCGTTCGCCCCCACCGCCCGCCCGGCGTCCGCGGCCGAACAGATCACGGCGGCCGACGACCACTGCGGCGGACAGTGCTCCGACATCCTGCCGCCCGGCCAGAACGGCAACGCCACCCTCGCCCAGATCCTGCTCAACCAGATCTTCGGCACCCAGCCCGAGCACGCCGAGGACCAGTTGGGCCCCTACGCCAACCTGGCCAAGGGCTACCCCGCCCTCACCAACGCCACGGTCAACACCTTCTTCAACGACGCGTCCTTCGGGGTCCCGGCCGATCAAGTCGCCTCCACCCTCAAGCCCGCCGGCCGCACCGACGTGACGATCGTCCGCGACAAGAAGACGGGTGTGCCGCACATCACGGGCACCACCCGGTACGGCACCGAGTTCGGCGTCGGATACGCGGCGGCCCAGGACCGGCTGTGGCTGATGGACGTCTTCCGCCATGTCGGCCGCGGACAGCTCACCGCGTTCGCGGGCGGCGACCCCTCCAACCAGGGCCTCGAACAGCAGTTCTGGCGCAACGCTCCGTACACCGAGGCAGACCTCCAGGCCCAGATCGACAACGCCGTCGCCACCAACGGCGAGCGCGGCCGGCAGGCCCTCGCCGACGCGAACGCCTACCTCGACGGCATCAACGCCTACATCGACGCCTCCGACAGCGGCCGGTACTTCCCCGGTGAATACGTCCTGACCGGACACAAGGACTCAATCACCAACGCGGGCACCATCGAGCACTTCAAGGTCACCGACCTGGTGGCGCTCGGCTCGGTCATCGGCGCGCTCTTCGGCTCCGGGGGCGGCGGAGAGGTCGACAACGCCCTCTCCCTGCTCGCCGCGCAGGAGAAGTACGGTGTCGTGGAGGGCACCGCGCTCTGGGAGGCGTTCCGCGAGCGCAACGACCCCGAGGCCGTCCTCACCGTCCACGACGGCCAGAGCTTCCCCTACGCCGGCAAGCCCGCCGACCCACAGGGCGCGGCCCTCCCCGACCCCGGCTCGGTCGTACGGGAACCGCTGATCCACGACGCCACCGGCACCGGCGGCCCGCAGGCCGGCGCCGCCTCCGCCGCCGTCGGCTCCGCGAAGCGCGGTATGTCCAACGCCCTGGTGGTCAGCGGCCGTTCCACCGCCGGCGGCCACCCCGTCGCCGTCTTCGGACCGCAGACCGGCTACTTCGCCCCGCAGCTCCTGATGCTCCAGGAGATCCAGGGCCCCGGCCTCAGCGCCCGCGGCGCCTCCTTCGCGGGCCTGAGCATGTACGTCGAACTGGGCCGCGGCCAGGACTACGCCTGGAGCGCCACCACCTCCGGCCAGGACATCATCGACACCTACGCGGTCGAACTCTGCCAGGACGACCACCACTACCTGTACCGCGGCACCTGCACCGCCATGGAGAAGGTCGAGCAGAAGAACTCCTGGAAGCCCACCACGGCCGACGGCACCGCCGCCGGCTCGTACACCATGCGGGTCTGGCGCACGAAGTACGGCCCCGTCGAGTACCGGGCGACCGTCGGCGGCAAGAAGGTCGCCTACACCACCCTGCGCTCGTCGTTCATGCACGAGGCCGACTCGATCATCGGCTTCCAGATGCTGAACGACCCGGACCACGTCAAGGGCCCGGAGTCCTTCCAGACCGCGGTCCAGCACATCAACTACACCTTCAACTGGTTCTACGCCGACGCCACGCACACCGCGTACTACAACAGCGGCGACAACCCGGTGCGCGCCCCCGGCGTCGACTCCGAGTTCCCGGCGTGGGCGCGGCCCGCGTACGAGTGGCGGGACTGGGTGCCCGCCACCAACACGGCCCGCTACACCCCGCCGTCCGCGCACCCCAACTCCGTCGACCAGGACTACTACGTCTCCTGGAACAACAAGCAGGCCCTGGACTACTCGACGGCGTCCTGGGGCGACGGCTCGGTCCACCGCGGCAACCTGCTCGACGACCGGGTGAAGAAGCTGGTCGCGGCCGGCGGGGTCACCCGCGCCTCGCTGGTGAAGGCGATGGCGGAGGCGGCCCTCGCCGATCTGCGCGCCGAGAACGTCCTGCCGGACCTGCTCAAGGTGATCGACAGCGCCCCGGTCACCGACTCCACCGCGGCCGCCGCCGTCGGCAAGCTGCGGACCTGGCTGGCGGCGGGCGGCCGGCGCACCGAGACCGCCGCCGGATCGAAGAAGTACGCCGACAGCGACGCGATCCGGATCCTGGACGCCTGGTGGCCGCTGCTGGTGAAGGCGGAGTTCGAACCGGGCCTCGGCACCGGCCTGTACACCGCGTTCACCCGCAACCTTCCCGTCGACGAGTCCCCGTCGGCCGCCCACGGCCCGACCGGCGCGCACGCCGGCAGCGCCTTCCAGTTCGGCTGGTGGAGCTATGTCGACAAGGACATCCGGGCCGTGCTCGGTGAGCCGGTGCGAGGCGGGCTGACCCGCACGTTCTGCGGCGGCGGCACCCTCACCGGCTGCCGGGACGTCCTGCTCACCACCCTGAAGGAGGCGGCGGGGAAGACCGCGGCCCAGGTCTACCCCGGCGACACGCTGTGCGCGGCGGGCGACCAGTGGTGCGCCGACTCGATCGTCCAGCGCACCCTGGGCGGCATCAAGCACGGCAACATCAGTTGGCAGAACCGGCCCACCTACCAGCAGGTCGTGGAGTTCACCTCCCACAGATGA
- a CDS encoding RNA ligase (ATP), with amino-acid sequence MSTLRVTAEVLTVHEHPNADALELAQVGLYRAVVAKGAYRTGEAALYIPEQAVLPLALVEELGLTGRLAGGNSDRVKAVRLRGELSQGIVCRPRALADVDWARAAAEGTDFAERLGIVKWVPPIPPTMNGDVEAAPDLLPWVDIENIQRHPGIFEPGEPVVLTEKLHGSACLLTYVADEERVYVSSKGFGAKSLALREDPRNLYWRAVRGHGVAETAARLADRLGARRVGIFGEVFGAGVQDLTYGADGRRESLGYAVFDVSAEIDGEVRWLDAAELLDGELPLVPRLFTGPYDSERVLGIATGRETVSGRELHLREGVVIRPAVERYSPVTGGRAIAKAVSGAYLTRKGGTEYE; translated from the coding sequence ATGTCGACGCTGCGCGTCACCGCAGAAGTGCTGACGGTCCATGAGCACCCGAACGCCGACGCCCTGGAACTGGCCCAGGTCGGCCTGTACCGGGCCGTCGTCGCCAAGGGCGCCTACCGCACCGGCGAGGCCGCGCTCTACATTCCCGAGCAGGCGGTGCTGCCCCTCGCGCTGGTCGAGGAGCTGGGGCTGACCGGACGGCTGGCGGGCGGCAACTCGGACCGGGTGAAGGCGGTACGGCTGCGGGGCGAGCTGTCGCAGGGCATCGTGTGCCGGCCGCGGGCGCTGGCCGACGTCGACTGGGCGCGGGCGGCCGCCGAGGGCACCGACTTCGCGGAGCGGCTCGGCATCGTGAAGTGGGTGCCGCCGATCCCGCCGACCATGAACGGCGACGTCGAGGCGGCGCCGGATCTGCTCCCGTGGGTCGACATCGAGAACATCCAGCGCCACCCCGGCATCTTCGAACCGGGCGAGCCGGTCGTCCTCACGGAGAAGCTGCACGGCTCGGCGTGCCTGCTGACGTATGTGGCGGACGAGGAGCGGGTGTACGTCTCCTCGAAGGGGTTCGGCGCGAAGTCGCTGGCGCTGCGGGAGGATCCGCGCAACCTCTACTGGCGGGCCGTGCGCGGCCACGGCGTCGCCGAGACGGCGGCCCGGCTCGCCGACCGGCTGGGCGCGCGCCGGGTCGGGATCTTCGGCGAGGTCTTCGGCGCCGGGGTCCAGGACCTGACGTACGGCGCGGACGGACGGCGCGAGAGCCTCGGGTACGCGGTGTTCGACGTGTCCGCGGAGATCGACGGCGAGGTCCGGTGGCTGGACGCGGCCGAGCTGCTGGACGGCGAACTGCCGCTGGTGCCACGGCTGTTCACGGGACCGTACGACAGCGAGCGGGTGCTGGGGATCGCGACGGGCCGGGAGACGGTGTCGGGGCGCGAGCTGCATCTGCGGGAGGGTGTCGTGATCCGGCCCGCCGTGGAGCGGTACAGCCCGGTGACCGGGGGCCGGGCGATAGCCAAGGCGGTCAGCGGCGCGTATCTGACCCGCAAGGGCGGGACCGAGTACGAGTGA
- the soxR gene encoding redox-sensitive transcriptional activator SoxR, with amino-acid sequence MPQIPEKIHELTVGQLAARSGVAVSALHFYESKGLIRSCRTAGNQRRYHRDALRRVAFVRAAQRVGIPLATIREALAELPEERTPTREDWARLSEAWRAELDERIKQLNRLRDHLTDCIGCGCLSLDTCVLSNPDDAFGQRASGSRLLVERRKPTR; translated from the coding sequence GTGCCCCAGATTCCAGAGAAGATCCACGAGCTGACCGTCGGCCAACTCGCCGCCCGCAGCGGCGTCGCCGTCTCCGCCCTGCACTTCTACGAGTCCAAGGGCCTGATCAGGAGCTGTCGCACCGCCGGGAACCAGCGCCGCTACCACCGGGACGCGCTGCGCCGGGTCGCGTTCGTCCGCGCGGCCCAGCGGGTCGGCATCCCGCTGGCCACGATCCGCGAGGCCCTCGCCGAACTCCCCGAGGAGCGCACCCCGACCCGCGAGGACTGGGCCCGGCTGTCCGAGGCGTGGCGCGCCGAGCTGGACGAGCGCATCAAGCAGCTCAACCGCCTCCGCGACCACCTCACCGACTGCATCGGCTGCGGCTGTCTCTCGCTCGACACCTGCGTCCTGTCCAACCCGGACGACGCCTTCGGCCAACGGGCATCGGGCTCCCGCCTGCTGGTGGAACGACGCAAGCCCACGCGGTGA
- a CDS encoding MaoC family dehydratase produces MAEPRIFTSADELRSAVGEQLGHTDWLEVDQKRIDLFAEATGDHQWIHVDPERAASGPFGTTIAHGYLTLSLLPLFGPQLISVEGVKMGVNYGVNKVRFPAPVPVGSRLRATAVISGVEDVTGGVQLTLAFTVEREGGDKPVCVAESVARYYL; encoded by the coding sequence ATGGCAGAGCCGAGGATCTTCACGTCCGCCGACGAACTGAGGTCGGCCGTGGGCGAGCAACTGGGCCACACCGACTGGCTGGAGGTGGACCAGAAGCGCATCGACCTGTTCGCGGAGGCCACCGGCGACCACCAGTGGATCCATGTCGACCCCGAGCGCGCCGCGTCGGGCCCGTTCGGGACGACCATCGCCCACGGGTATCTCACCCTGTCGCTGCTGCCGCTCTTCGGACCCCAGCTCATCTCGGTCGAGGGCGTGAAGATGGGCGTCAACTACGGGGTGAACAAGGTGCGCTTCCCGGCGCCCGTCCCGGTCGGCTCCCGGCTGCGGGCGACGGCCGTGATCAGCGGCGTCGAGGACGTCACCGGCGGGGTCCAGCTCACCCTCGCGTTCACCGTGGAGCGCGAGGGCGGGGACAAGCCGGTGTGCGTCGCGGAGTCGGTCGCGCGCTACTACCTCTGA
- a CDS encoding TetR/AcrR family transcriptional regulator yields the protein MSTAEETSGGEIEPWDEVTPDAARRLLVAAVEAFAERGYHATTTRDIAGRAGMSPAALYIHYKTKEELLHRISRIGHDRALAILRTAAEGEGTASQRLADAVGSFVRWHAGRRTTARVVQYELDALGPSARAEILALRRQVDAQVRGIIEDGVASGEFDVPDVHGTTLAVLSLCIDVARWFNVDGPRTPDEVGALYADLVLRMVGAAE from the coding sequence ATGAGTACGGCGGAGGAGACGTCCGGCGGCGAGATCGAGCCGTGGGACGAGGTCACCCCTGACGCGGCCCGGCGACTGCTCGTCGCCGCCGTGGAGGCTTTCGCCGAGCGCGGCTACCACGCGACCACGACCCGGGACATCGCGGGCCGGGCCGGAATGAGCCCGGCGGCGCTCTACATCCACTACAAGACCAAGGAAGAGCTGCTCCACCGGATCAGCCGCATCGGCCACGACCGCGCGCTGGCCATCCTGCGCACGGCCGCCGAGGGCGAGGGCACCGCCTCCCAGCGGCTCGCGGACGCCGTCGGCTCCTTCGTCCGCTGGCACGCCGGGCGGCGCACCACCGCGCGGGTGGTGCAGTACGAGCTGGACGCGCTCGGCCCGAGCGCCCGCGCCGAGATCCTCGCGCTGCGCCGGCAGGTCGACGCCCAGGTCCGCGGGATCATCGAGGACGGGGTGGCCTCGGGGGAGTTCGACGTCCCGGACGTGCACGGCACGACCCTCGCCGTGCTCTCGCTCTGCATCGACGTGGCCCGCTGGTTCAACGTCGACGGCCCCCGCACCCCCGACGAGGTCGGCGCGCTCTACGCCGACCTCGTGCTGCGGATGGTGGGCGCGGCCGAGTAG
- a CDS encoding YiaA/YiaB family inner membrane protein has translation MSDTPVKQQSTAAFYGQSVASFSVAMAATAVGIFKLNADAWVRAFLAIAVLYLVTSAFTLAKVIRDRQDAQARAYSPFEKL, from the coding sequence ATGAGTGACACACCCGTCAAGCAGCAGAGCACGGCCGCCTTCTACGGCCAGTCCGTCGCGTCCTTCTCCGTGGCCATGGCCGCCACCGCCGTCGGCATCTTCAAGCTGAACGCCGACGCCTGGGTCCGGGCCTTCCTCGCCATCGCCGTCCTGTACCTGGTCACCTCGGCCTTCACCCTCGCCAAGGTGATCCGGGACCGGCAGGACGCGCAGGCCCGTGCCTACAGCCCCTTCGAGAAGCTCTGA
- a CDS encoding acyl-CoA dehydrogenase family protein, with translation MNLGLSEEQEAVRRLARDFVDREITPHVVAWDRAEEVDRGIVKKLGEVGFLGLTVDEEYGGSGGDHLTYCLVTEELGRGDSSVRGIVSVSLGLVAKTVAAWGSEEQKRRWLPGLTSGASVGCFGLTEPGTGSDAGNLATRAVRDGDEYVVNGTKMFITNGTWADVVLLFARSTDAPGHRGVSAFLVPTDTPGLSRRTVHGKLGLRGQATAELVLQDVRIPASALLGEEGKGFSVAMSALAKGRMSVAAGCVGIAQAALDAAVRYAGEREQFGRTIAHHQLVQELISDIAVDVDAARLLTWRVADLVDRGLPFATESSKAKLFASEAAVRAANNALQVFGGYGYIDEYPAGKLLRDARVMTLYEGTSQIQKLVIGRALTGVSAF, from the coding sequence GTGAACCTGGGGCTCAGCGAGGAGCAGGAGGCCGTCCGACGGCTCGCCCGGGACTTCGTGGACCGCGAGATCACCCCGCACGTCGTCGCCTGGGACCGTGCCGAGGAGGTCGACCGGGGCATCGTGAAGAAGCTCGGCGAGGTCGGCTTCCTGGGCCTGACCGTCGACGAGGAGTACGGCGGCAGCGGCGGCGACCATCTCACGTACTGCCTGGTCACCGAGGAGCTGGGCCGCGGCGACTCCTCCGTGCGCGGGATCGTCTCGGTGTCGCTGGGCCTGGTCGCCAAGACCGTCGCCGCCTGGGGCAGCGAGGAGCAGAAGCGCCGGTGGCTGCCGGGCCTCACCTCCGGCGCGTCCGTCGGCTGCTTCGGCCTCACCGAGCCCGGCACCGGCTCGGACGCCGGCAACCTCGCCACGCGCGCGGTCCGCGACGGCGACGAGTACGTCGTCAACGGCACCAAGATGTTCATCACCAACGGCACCTGGGCGGACGTCGTCCTGCTCTTCGCCCGCTCCACGGACGCCCCCGGCCACCGGGGCGTCTCCGCCTTCCTCGTCCCCACCGACACCCCCGGCCTCAGCCGCAGGACCGTGCACGGCAAGCTCGGACTGCGCGGCCAGGCGACCGCCGAACTGGTTCTCCAGGACGTCCGGATCCCCGCCTCCGCCCTGCTCGGCGAGGAGGGCAAGGGCTTCTCGGTCGCCATGTCGGCGCTGGCCAAGGGCCGGATGTCGGTCGCGGCGGGCTGTGTCGGCATCGCCCAGGCCGCGCTGGACGCGGCGGTGCGCTACGCGGGGGAGCGCGAGCAGTTCGGCAGGACCATCGCCCACCACCAGCTCGTCCAGGAGCTGATCAGCGACATCGCCGTGGACGTGGACGCGGCCCGCCTGCTGACCTGGCGCGTCGCCGACCTGGTCGACCGCGGTCTGCCCTTCGCCACCGAGTCCTCCAAGGCCAAGCTGTTCGCCTCGGAGGCCGCCGTCCGCGCCGCGAACAACGCCCTCCAGGTCTTCGGCGGCTACGGCTACATCGACGAGTACCCGGCGGGCAAACTGCTGCGGGACGCCCGGGTGATGACCCTCTACGAGGGCACGAGCCAGATCCAGAAGCTCGTGATCGGACGGGCGCTGACCGGAGTCTCCGCGTTCTGA
- a CDS encoding TetR/AcrR family transcriptional regulator, whose amino-acid sequence MARPRKPLLSTDRIVETARALVDAEGLAAVSTRRLAAELGVSGPSLYNHFRTKDEILEAVADSVSAQVDLSMFDDVRDWRAALHDWAVSYRGALRDHPNIVPVLARGPGRRPAGLRLADAVYGGMVAAGWPPAQATSVGALMRYFVMGSALGSFAGGFVADESAYDPADYPHLGQAHRLAEQQEKIDERAFETGLTALLEGLALQYERLRENA is encoded by the coding sequence ATGGCCCGACCGCGCAAGCCCCTTCTCAGCACCGACCGGATCGTCGAGACCGCCCGGGCGCTGGTGGACGCGGAGGGCCTCGCGGCCGTCTCCACGCGCCGGCTCGCCGCCGAACTGGGGGTCAGCGGGCCCTCGCTCTACAACCACTTCCGCACCAAGGACGAGATCCTGGAGGCCGTCGCCGACTCGGTGAGCGCCCAGGTCGACCTGTCGATGTTCGACGACGTCCGGGACTGGCGGGCCGCCCTGCACGACTGGGCCGTCTCCTACCGCGGCGCCCTGCGCGACCATCCGAACATCGTCCCGGTCCTCGCCCGGGGCCCCGGCCGCCGCCCGGCCGGACTGCGGCTCGCCGACGCGGTGTACGGCGGGATGGTCGCGGCGGGCTGGCCGCCCGCGCAGGCCACCTCGGTGGGCGCGCTGATGCGGTACTTCGTGATGGGCTCCGCGCTCGGCTCGTTCGCCGGGGGTTTCGTGGCCGACGAGAGCGCCTACGACCCCGCCGACTACCCCCATCTCGGGCAGGCGCACCGGCTCGCCGAGCAGCAGGAGAAGATCGACGAGCGGGCCTTCGAGACCGGTCTGACGGCCCTGCTGGAGGGGCTGGCGCTCCAGTACGAGCGGCTGCGGGAGAACGCGTAG